From a single Nothobranchius furzeri strain GRZ-AD chromosome 9, NfurGRZ-RIMD1, whole genome shotgun sequence genomic region:
- the calca gene encoding calcitonin/calcitonin-related polypeptide, alpha isoform X2 — MLKLRTLLLACALIFSQTDILQAASSRESISDGVTLLNKDAETLLTAIKEFMQITSGESAQQAAEEESNSTAQKRACNTATCVTHRLADFLSRSGGLGHSNFVPTNVGAQAFGRRKRHGFVRVQDQIHGL; from the exons ATGCTCAAACTCAGGACACTCCTTCTGGCTTGTGCTCTGATTTTTTCTCAGACAGACATCCTACAGGCTGCTTCTTCCAG GGAGTCCATATCAGATGGGGTCACATTATTGAACAAGGATGCTGAAACCTTACTCACAGCAATCAAGGAGTTCATGCAAATAACCTCCGGCGAATCGGCCCAACAAGCAGCTGAAGAGGAGAG CAACTCAACGGCACAAAAGCGGGCGTGTAACACAGCCACCTGTGTGACCCACCGACTGGCCGACTTCCTGAGCCGGTCAGGAGGGCTGGGACACAGCAACTTTGTTCCCACCAACGTTGGAGCCCAGGCGTTCGGCCGACGGAAGCGCCACGGCTTTGTGCGAGTACAAGACCAGATACATG GTCTCTGA
- the calca gene encoding calcitonin/calcitonin-related polypeptide, alpha isoform X1, whose product MLKLRTLLLACALIFSQTDILQAASSRESISDGVTLLNKDAETLLTAIKEFMQITSGESAQQAAEEESLERPVSKRCTGLSTCMLGKLSQDIHKLQTSPRTNVGAKTPGKKRGQSELYEGESNSFNLFPSTLSV is encoded by the exons ATGCTCAAACTCAGGACACTCCTTCTGGCTTGTGCTCTGATTTTTTCTCAGACAGACATCCTACAGGCTGCTTCTTCCAG GGAGTCCATATCAGATGGGGTCACATTATTGAACAAGGATGCTGAAACCTTACTCACAGCAATCAAGGAGTTCATGCAAATAACCTCCGGCGAATCGGCCCAACAAGCAGCTGAAGAGGAGAG TTTGGAAAGACCAGTGTCTAAGCGCTGCACCGGCTTAAGTACATGCATGTTGGGCAAACTCTCCCAAGATATTCACAAACTTCAAACCAGTCCTCGCACCAATGTGGGAGCCAAGACCCCCGGCAAGAAGAGAGGTCAATCCGAGCTATATGAGGGAGAAAGCAACTCGTTCAACCTGTTTCCATCCACTCTGTCTGTCTGA